One Sediminibacillus dalangtanensis genomic region harbors:
- a CDS encoding Na+/H+ antiporter subunit A, whose protein sequence is MLFAVLLPLILTLLIPFLSKFKDKIHTGIFVFFIPLGIFIFFVRFIGEGFSPKLESYPWIPSMGISLDFYLDGLSLLFVLLISGIGALVTLYSIFYLHKSEKLAHFYVYLLLFMTAMLGVVLSDNVYVLYTFWELTSISSFLLIGYWNHREGSRYGAMKSMLITVFGGLSMLGAFMLLHVTTGVTSVQQMIGSVDMILSSDYLPLILTLLLLGAFTKSAQFPFHIWLPDAMEAPTPVSAYLHSATMVKAGIFLVARFSPIFHGYEWFFIIVSGIGIITLCWASYMAVRQTDLKGILAFSTVSQLGMIMAMLGFGTEAAVFAAVFHILNHATFKGSLFMIAGIIDHESGSRDIRKLGGLMTLMPISATLALFASLSMAGVPLPFLNGFYSKELFFENSLHIGDTTLLIASIMKQAIPYLAVFGSIFTFVYSMYFLFGTFTGKQKLEQLPKKPHEAPIGMLIAPAILVFGVIFIGLFPNLFNETFLAHAAEAISGVETHEHIVYWHGLKTAFYMSLIVVAFGTILYLFREKWWNIYKSIPGNLSFNRVYNGTLKGLDVYTAKLTKGYMNGSLRRYTALIISTIFVVTGLVMAGTNGFTFKTDDLAPITLPEILVGIMVIAGAVGTILAKNNVAAIIILGVSGYGQALLFVFYRAPDLALTQLVIETITVALLLLCFHHLPQLSRRTERAGFRLTNAVIAVGFGTLMTLIGISAHSSKWFAAISDYFLETSHDLGGGDNVVNVILVDMRGLDTLFEITVLGIAAFSIYSLIKLRSKEGK, encoded by the coding sequence TTTATTACCACTTATCTTGACACTTCTTATTCCTTTCTTGAGTAAGTTCAAAGATAAAATCCACACAGGAATTTTTGTCTTTTTCATACCTCTGGGAATATTCATTTTTTTTGTTCGTTTTATCGGAGAGGGTTTTTCTCCGAAACTGGAAAGCTACCCTTGGATTCCTTCCATGGGAATTTCGCTTGATTTCTACCTGGATGGATTGAGTTTATTATTCGTGCTTTTGATCAGTGGAATTGGTGCATTGGTCACTTTGTACTCCATCTTTTACTTACATAAATCGGAAAAACTGGCACACTTCTATGTGTACCTTTTACTATTCATGACCGCAATGCTCGGGGTTGTATTATCAGATAATGTATATGTTCTTTATACGTTTTGGGAATTGACCTCCATTTCATCCTTTTTATTGATTGGGTATTGGAACCATCGGGAAGGCTCCAGATACGGGGCTATGAAGTCAATGCTGATCACTGTATTCGGAGGTCTGAGCATGCTCGGTGCCTTCATGCTTTTACATGTAACAACCGGTGTCACAAGTGTACAGCAGATGATTGGCAGTGTAGATATGATTCTTTCGAGCGACTACCTGCCGCTGATATTGACTTTGCTTTTATTGGGCGCTTTCACTAAGTCGGCTCAATTTCCTTTTCATATCTGGCTTCCGGACGCCATGGAAGCACCGACACCTGTCAGTGCTTATCTTCACTCTGCTACAATGGTGAAAGCAGGTATTTTTCTTGTCGCTCGATTCTCTCCGATTTTCCATGGATATGAATGGTTCTTTATTATCGTGAGTGGGATTGGCATCATCACGTTATGCTGGGCTTCCTACATGGCAGTCAGACAGACTGATTTGAAAGGAATTCTTGCTTTCTCGACAGTCAGCCAGTTAGGTATGATCATGGCGATGCTGGGGTTTGGCACAGAGGCCGCTGTTTTTGCAGCTGTCTTTCATATTTTGAACCATGCCACTTTCAAAGGAAGCTTGTTTATGATCGCCGGCATTATCGACCACGAATCCGGATCACGGGATATTCGCAAACTAGGTGGGCTGATGACGCTAATGCCTATTTCCGCGACGCTTGCCCTGTTTGCTTCGCTATCAATGGCCGGAGTACCACTTCCATTTCTCAATGGGTTCTACAGTAAGGAGCTTTTCTTTGAAAACTCCCTTCATATTGGAGATACCACGTTGTTGATTGCGTCCATCATGAAACAGGCAATTCCTTATCTTGCGGTGTTCGGGAGTATCTTTACATTTGTTTATTCGATGTATTTCTTGTTCGGAACCTTTACTGGAAAACAGAAATTGGAGCAACTACCCAAAAAACCACATGAGGCACCTATCGGCATGCTGATCGCCCCTGCGATTCTTGTATTCGGGGTTATTTTTATCGGACTGTTTCCGAATTTGTTCAATGAGACATTTCTCGCCCACGCAGCCGAGGCAATCAGCGGGGTGGAAACCCATGAGCATATCGTTTATTGGCATGGATTGAAAACGGCATTCTACATGTCTTTAATTGTAGTAGCCTTTGGTACAATCCTATATCTATTCCGTGAAAAGTGGTGGAATATTTACAAGTCTATACCAGGTAATCTGAGTTTTAACAGAGTTTATAATGGCACATTGAAAGGGTTAGACGTTTACACCGCAAAGCTGACCAAGGGCTATATGAATGGATCGCTGCGCAGGTACACTGCTCTGATCATTTCAACTATTTTCGTTGTAACAGGACTAGTGATGGCCGGAACGAACGGTTTCACCTTCAAAACGGATGATCTTGCACCTATCACACTCCCAGAAATCCTTGTAGGAATTATGGTGATAGCTGGTGCAGTTGGTACTATTCTCGCCAAAAATAATGTAGCAGCCATTATCATTCTTGGCGTATCAGGGTATGGGCAGGCATTATTGTTCGTCTTTTACCGGGCACCCGACCTGGCATTGACACAGTTGGTAATCGAAACCATTACAGTAGCCTTGTTGCTGTTGTGTTTCCATCATTTACCGCAGCTGAGCCGCAGAACGGAAAGAGCCGGCTTCCGTCTAACAAATGCAGTCATTGCGGTAGGATTTGGTACATTGATGACCTTGATTGGTATATCGGCACACAGTAGCAAATGGTTCGCTGCGATTTCCGACTACTTCCTGGAAACTTCGCATGATTTAGGCGGCGGAGACAACGTAGTGAATGTGATCCTCGTTGATATGCGTGGACTAGATACACTGTTTGAGATCACTGTCCTGGGTATCGCCGCGTTCAGCATCTACAGCTTGATCAAGCTGCGCAGCAAGGAGGGAAAATAA
- a CDS encoding Na(+)/H(+) antiporter subunit C: MEIIMSVVAGILFAAGIYNLLQKQLLRIVIGTVILSNGAHLFILTMGKLKRGAPPVLEYGISDYADPLPQALILTSIVISFGLTSLLLVLSYRAAQENNTDNMEKLRGNHDE, translated from the coding sequence TTGGAAATTATCATGTCGGTGGTAGCTGGAATTTTATTTGCGGCCGGTATTTATAATTTGCTGCAAAAACAGCTGCTTCGAATTGTAATCGGTACGGTTATTCTTTCGAACGGAGCCCATTTGTTCATTCTGACGATGGGGAAATTGAAACGAGGCGCTCCGCCTGTATTGGAATATGGAATTAGTGACTATGCAGATCCTCTGCCTCAGGCCTTAATTCTGACCTCCATTGTCATCAGTTTCGGTCTGACCAGTCTGCTGCTGGTCCTTTCTTACCGGGCGGCACAAGAAAACAATACAGATAATATGGAAAAATTGAGGGGTAACCATGATGAGTAA
- a CDS encoding Na+/H+ antiporter subunit D yields the protein MSNLAVLPIIIPLVSGILLAFFHTKTPFVRHAAKLLSVMSTGVAAYVFYYVLQNGTVTLETGGWEAPYGIVLVADLLAVTLVLTTNVIGLACVFYAPYSLTEQKERYYFYTFFFLLITGVSGAFLTGDLFNLFVFFEVLLMASYALITLGGEKVQLRESIKYVLVNLFSSIVFVTTVAFLYSVLGTVNMAQMAERVQEVEQQGILTTIGILLFFVFATKAALFPLYYWLPKPYTVPNPVVSAMFAALLTKVGVYSIIRMFTLVFIHDTTVTHELFIWIAGFTLVFGAIGALSTNNIKLIIAYNIIPAVGFMVMGIGIYNKTALSGSVYYMISDMIIKAALFLLAGAVAHIVGTSDLRKMKGLIHQLPLLGWLLFISAFVLAGVPPFSGFIGKLMIMQGGFADGEVAIVIIGLLSSLLILYSIMKIFVRGFWGEKDENITIDRKTANALTWPVAFLVFFTVLLGIGAEMFYPVVDEISNQLMNPEIYIDSVFKE from the coding sequence ATGAGTAACTTAGCAGTACTTCCGATTATCATCCCGCTAGTTTCCGGGATTTTATTAGCATTCTTTCATACAAAGACACCGTTTGTACGCCATGCAGCAAAACTGTTGTCCGTGATGAGTACAGGTGTAGCCGCATATGTCTTTTACTACGTACTGCAGAACGGTACCGTGACATTGGAGACCGGAGGCTGGGAAGCTCCTTATGGGATTGTCCTGGTCGCTGACCTGCTGGCGGTCACCTTGGTTTTGACCACCAATGTCATCGGGCTTGCCTGCGTCTTTTATGCGCCTTACTCACTTACTGAGCAGAAGGAAAGGTACTACTTTTATACGTTTTTCTTCCTTTTGATTACAGGCGTTTCTGGCGCATTCCTGACAGGTGACTTGTTCAACTTGTTTGTATTTTTTGAAGTGCTGTTGATGGCTTCTTATGCGCTCATCACGCTGGGGGGAGAAAAAGTCCAGCTCCGTGAATCGATCAAGTATGTGCTAGTCAATCTATTTTCTTCGATTGTTTTTGTCACGACCGTCGCTTTTCTTTACTCTGTATTAGGAACTGTCAACATGGCACAAATGGCTGAAAGGGTGCAGGAAGTAGAGCAACAGGGAATTTTGACGACGATCGGCATCTTGCTGTTCTTTGTATTTGCGACGAAGGCAGCATTGTTTCCGCTCTATTATTGGCTGCCTAAGCCTTATACTGTTCCCAATCCTGTCGTCTCCGCAATGTTTGCTGCACTGTTGACAAAAGTTGGCGTTTACTCGATCATCCGCATGTTCACGCTAGTGTTCATTCACGACACGACTGTGACACATGAACTATTTATTTGGATAGCCGGCTTTACGTTGGTTTTCGGAGCAATTGGTGCTTTGTCAACAAACAACATCAAGCTGATTATCGCCTACAACATTATTCCTGCAGTCGGATTTATGGTGATGGGCATCGGAATCTATAACAAAACGGCGTTAAGCGGATCGGTCTATTATATGATAAGTGACATGATCATCAAAGCAGCATTATTTTTGTTGGCAGGTGCTGTCGCTCACATTGTCGGCACCTCGGATTTACGCAAAATGAAGGGGCTGATTCATCAGCTTCCCCTTCTCGGCTGGCTGTTGTTCATCTCCGCTTTTGTTCTGGCCGGTGTACCCCCGTTCAGCGGATTTATTGGCAAGTTAATGATCATGCAAGGTGGCTTCGCTGATGGAGAGGTAGCCATTGTTATCATTGGTTTATTGTCTAGTCTGTTAATTTTGTATTCGATTATGAAAATATTCGTCCGAGGTTTCTGGGGTGAAAAAGATGAAAACATCACGATCGACAGAAAAACCGCCAACGCATTGACTTGGCCGGTCGCTTTTCTGGTATTTTTCACTGTATTGCTCGGAATCGGAGCAGAAATGTTTTATCCGGTCGTAGATGAAATTTCGAATCAACTAATGAATCCGGAAATTTATATCGATTCTGTTTTTAAGGAGTAA
- a CDS encoding Na+/H+ antiporter subunit E yields MPFQILLNILIAVMWMFMSESYTFSTFFGGYLIGILLLLVLQRFIPDAFYMQRVVKVLKLMLLFTKELILSNLQIVKLVYKPKLDITPGIFALPTELKSDWEITLLANLISLTPGTLSIAVSDDNSLIYIHAMHIDDTQESIQEIKDSFEKAIMEVTR; encoded by the coding sequence ATGCCTTTTCAAATTTTACTAAACATTTTGATCGCGGTAATGTGGATGTTCATGAGTGAAAGCTACACGTTCTCGACATTTTTTGGCGGTTATTTGATTGGTATCCTGCTCTTACTGGTCCTGCAGCGCTTCATCCCCGACGCATTTTATATGCAACGGGTAGTTAAAGTGTTGAAGTTAATGCTCTTGTTTACCAAAGAGTTGATCCTTTCCAATCTGCAGATTGTCAAGCTGGTTTACAAACCAAAGCTGGATATCACGCCAGGTATATTTGCATTGCCTACAGAACTGAAAAGTGATTGGGAAATCACGCTGCTAGCGAACCTGATTTCTCTCACTCCCGGAACACTGTCGATAGCTGTTTCCGACGATAACAGTTTGATTTATATTCACGCGATGCATATAGACGATACCCAGGAATCCATCCAGGAAATCAAGGACAGCTTTGAAAAAGCGATTATGGAGGTGACCAGATAA
- a CDS encoding monovalent cation/H+ antiporter complex subunit F, which produces MIRAIKGPTNPDRAVALDAIGINLMALVGLIAILLVTTKLNDIVLLIGILLFIGTIALAKFIEKGVIIDRDER; this is translated from the coding sequence ATGATCCGCGCGATTAAAGGACCGACAAATCCGGATCGCGCTGTAGCCCTGGATGCGATCGGGATTAATTTAATGGCTCTTGTAGGTCTGATTGCCATATTGCTTGTCACTACAAAATTGAACGATATCGTATTGTTGATTGGTATCTTATTGTTTATCGGTACGATTGCATTGGCAAAATTCATAGAAAAGGGTGTTATCATTGACAGGGACGAGCGTTGA
- the mnhG gene encoding monovalent cation/H(+) antiporter subunit G codes for MTGTSVDIFMDILISICLLVGTFFIFSTSIGLLRFPDVYTRMHAATKASTLGIAGIMIGAFLFLYVEHGIFSGKLILGLLFVLLTVPVSGHMISRAAHRSGVKPWGDKVRDDYTEAIRAKENPDHMK; via the coding sequence TTGACAGGGACGAGCGTTGATATCTTCATGGATATTCTGATTTCGATATGTTTGCTTGTTGGTACATTTTTCATTTTTTCGACATCCATCGGTTTGTTGCGCTTCCCTGATGTCTATACAAGAATGCATGCTGCTACGAAAGCATCGACACTGGGTATAGCCGGAATTATGATTGGAGCTTTTCTGTTTCTGTATGTCGAACACGGCATATTTAGCGGAAAGTTGATTTTAGGTTTGCTGTTTGTCCTTTTGACCGTCCCTGTATCAGGTCATATGATTTCCAGGGCGGCCCACCGCAGTGGCGTTAAACCATGGGGGGACAAAGTACGCGATGATTATACGGAAGCCATCCGAGCGAAAGAAAATCCAGATCATATGAAATAA
- the sigK gene encoding RNA polymerase sporulation sigma factor SigK → MSGILSALAYLIKETLFFVSYVKNHAFPQPLSAKEEALYIEKMQEGDQHARDMLIEHNLRLVAHIVKKFENTGEDTEDLISIGTIGLIKGIESFSVGKGTKLATYAARCIENEILMHLRALKKTKKDVSLHDPIGQDKEGNEISLIDILEAENEDLIEYIQLNMEVEKIKEYLGILDEREKEVVINRYGLNNTKELTQREIAKKLKISRSYVSRIEKRALMKVFHEYYRKERGT, encoded by the coding sequence TTGTCGGGTATATTAAGTGCGTTGGCATATCTCATCAAAGAAACACTGTTCTTTGTATCCTATGTTAAAAACCATGCTTTTCCTCAACCACTCTCTGCTAAAGAAGAAGCATTATATATTGAAAAAATGCAAGAGGGCGACCAGCACGCCAGAGATATGTTGATCGAACATAATTTGCGCTTGGTCGCGCACATAGTAAAAAAATTTGAAAATACCGGGGAAGACACGGAGGATTTGATTTCTATCGGTACAATCGGATTGATTAAAGGAATTGAAAGCTTTTCAGTTGGAAAGGGAACAAAGTTGGCCACTTACGCTGCAAGATGTATTGAAAACGAAATACTTATGCATTTACGAGCATTGAAGAAAACCAAAAAAGATGTGTCTCTCCATGATCCAATCGGCCAAGACAAAGAGGGAAATGAGATCAGTTTGATTGACATTTTGGAAGCAGAAAATGAAGATTTGATAGAATATATCCAATTGAATATGGAAGTGGAAAAAATCAAGGAATACCTTGGGATACTGGATGAGAGAGAAAAGGAAGTAGTGATCAATCGATATGGTCTAAATAATACCAAAGAATTAACACAGCGCGAAATTGCCAAGAAACTGAAAATTTCTCGAAGTTATGTTTCCAGAATAGAAAAACGTGCCCTAATGAAGGTCTTTCACGAGTATTACCGTAAAGAAAGAGGCACATAA
- a CDS encoding YrhC family protein, which produces MKQQEAKLIEERIEDFGRFLVTLLMLSAFFYLGMIINYYLEPMDNGGLLPAILVLTVVAAGWIAVLLKKWQRELNSLTE; this is translated from the coding sequence ATGAAGCAGCAGGAAGCTAAACTCATCGAGGAGCGGATTGAAGACTTTGGTCGTTTCTTGGTGACACTGTTGATGCTTAGTGCTTTTTTCTATTTAGGGATGATTATTAATTACTATCTTGAGCCGATGGATAACGGCGGCCTTTTGCCGGCTATATTGGTCCTAACCGTAGTGGCTGCTGGTTGGATTGCTGTCTTGCTGAAAAAGTGGCAACGGGAGTTAAATAGTTTAACGGAATAA
- the mtnN gene encoding 5'-methylthioadenosine/S-adenosylhomocysteine nucleosidase: MTIAIIGAMDEEVQLLKGKMDVLDTIKVAGCTFVKGTLKNREVVLLQSGIGKVNAAMAATILHERFAPTHVINTGTAGGFDQELEVGDIVISTSVTHHDVDVTAFDYEYGQVPGMPPKYEANEQLVELALQAAKGLNDLQTKKGLIATSDSFMQDEERVAFARDKFPDMIAAEMEAAAIAQVAYNYQIPFVVIRSLSDIAGKESSVSFDAFLEKAAANAANLIIDIVEKI; encoded by the coding sequence ATGACAATTGCCATTATCGGAGCAATGGATGAAGAAGTACAACTTTTGAAGGGGAAAATGGACGTTCTCGATACGATTAAGGTAGCAGGGTGTACGTTTGTGAAGGGTACACTGAAAAATCGAGAGGTGGTTTTACTTCAGTCAGGCATAGGAAAAGTAAATGCGGCAATGGCCGCAACGATTTTACACGAAAGGTTTGCGCCCACTCATGTCATTAACACCGGCACAGCAGGTGGATTTGATCAGGAGCTAGAGGTGGGAGATATTGTCATATCGACTTCTGTCACGCATCACGATGTTGATGTCACTGCCTTCGATTATGAATATGGACAGGTTCCCGGAATGCCTCCTAAATATGAAGCGAACGAACAATTAGTGGAATTAGCGCTCCAGGCAGCAAAAGGACTGAACGATCTTCAGACGAAAAAGGGATTGATAGCTACCAGTGATTCATTTATGCAAGATGAAGAACGTGTGGCATTTGCCAGGGACAAGTTTCCTGATATGATTGCGGCAGAAATGGAAGCAGCAGCGATTGCCCAGGTTGCTTACAATTATCAGATACCTTTTGTAGTTATTCGGTCTTTATCTGATATAGCAGGAAAGGAATCTTCCGTATCCTTTGATGCTTTTTTAGAAAAAGCAGCTGCAAATGCCGCAAATTTGATCATCGATATCGTAGAAAAAATCTGA
- a CDS encoding YrrS family protein — translation MSDEFHSPSRVNRFEKRRKGTKAITFLLIAGGILILVLIGFFLFGGGDEDNSTNNNENQEVSPEEGQDSATETGEEDKIENEDGTNETNQSDTGDTEEEETEPTENDTGQEAEKETVDSSGDSNVKEAYTADWKPVGTEQQGTHETTFEEGTQDWEEMMEAIELATDLPSSNRIVWWVERGSANQQVIATVSDSDETETYRTYLTWVENEGWKPTKVEVLKENDQKYRFEQ, via the coding sequence ATGTCAGATGAATTTCATTCACCATCTAGGGTGAATCGTTTTGAAAAAAGAAGAAAAGGCACAAAAGCGATAACTTTCCTTTTGATTGCCGGCGGAATACTGATCCTTGTTTTGATTGGTTTTTTTCTGTTCGGCGGTGGGGATGAAGATAATTCCACAAATAACAACGAAAACCAAGAAGTATCACCTGAAGAGGGGCAGGATTCTGCTACGGAAACGGGAGAAGAAGACAAGATTGAAAATGAAGACGGAACGAATGAAACAAATCAGTCGGATACTGGTGACACAGAAGAAGAAGAAACGGAACCCACTGAAAATGATACGGGGCAAGAGGCAGAAAAAGAAACAGTTGATTCGAGTGGAGACAGCAATGTAAAAGAAGCTTACACCGCAGATTGGAAACCGGTAGGTACGGAACAGCAGGGGACGCATGAAACGACGTTTGAAGAAGGTACGCAGGATTGGGAAGAAATGATGGAAGCCATTGAATTGGCGACAGATTTACCAAGCAGCAATCGAATTGTCTGGTGGGTCGAAAGAGGAAGTGCCAACCAGCAAGTTATTGCTACTGTTTCCGATAGTGATGAGACGGAAACATACCGGACTTACCTAACATGGGTGGAAAACGAGGGCTGGAAACCAACCAAGGTGGAAGTGTTAAAAGAAAATGATCAAAAATACCGTTTTGAACAATAA
- a CDS encoding KTSC domain-containing protein, with amino-acid sequence MKITKFDQQLWGITTFNEVGYDKEQNLFSIFFLDGTEVQFAEVEELVVFEFLISLKKEDFIRKVFLPYYPCKQRKELSELR; translated from the coding sequence TTGAAAATTACCAAGTTCGATCAGCAGCTATGGGGGATAACCACCTTCAATGAAGTCGGTTATGATAAAGAACAGAATCTGTTTTCCATTTTCTTTTTAGATGGCACAGAGGTTCAATTTGCTGAAGTGGAAGAGTTGGTCGTCTTCGAGTTCCTGATTTCCCTGAAAAAGGAGGATTTTATCAGAAAAGTGTTTCTTCCCTACTATCCTTGCAAGCAAAGAAAAGAACTTTCAGAATTGAGGTGA
- the greA gene encoding transcription elongation factor GreA, which produces MAAEKSFYMTNEGKQKLEDELEYLKTEKRQEVVERIKIARGFGDLSENSEYDAAKDEQAFVESRIATVENMIRNAVIIENDNDNPNVVNLGKSVTFKELPDGDEESYQIVGSAEADPFEGKISNDSPIAKSLIGREIGEKVTVPTPGGDMEVEILSVE; this is translated from the coding sequence ATGGCTGCAGAAAAAAGTTTTTACATGACCAATGAGGGTAAGCAGAAATTAGAAGATGAACTGGAATACCTTAAAACGGAAAAAAGACAAGAAGTTGTAGAAAGAATAAAAATAGCCAGAGGGTTCGGCGATCTTTCCGAGAACTCTGAATATGATGCTGCCAAGGATGAGCAGGCTTTCGTAGAATCCCGTATCGCTACGGTGGAAAACATGATTCGGAATGCAGTCATCATCGAAAATGATAATGATAATCCAAACGTGGTGAATTTAGGGAAATCAGTTACGTTTAAAGAACTTCCTGACGGTGACGAAGAAAGTTATCAAATTGTCGGTAGTGCGGAAGCGGATCCGTTCGAAGGGAAAATTTCGAACGATTCACCAATCGCAAAATCACTGATAGGACGTGAAATAGGCGAAAAGGTGACCGTGCCGACACCGGGCGGGGATATGGAAGTTGAAATTCTTAGCGTTGAATAA
- the udk gene encoding uridine kinase: MSNKPVVIGVAGGSGSGKTSVTRSISQRFTDKTILVIEQDYYYKDQGHLPYEERLSTNYDHPLAFDNDLLIEHVKTLLAQKPVNKPVYDYTRHTRSEEVVRVEPKDVIILEGILILEDQRLLDLMDIKVFVDTDADVRIIRRLLRDIKERGRTIDSVIDQYINVVRPMHLQFVEPTKRYADIIIPEGGQNHVAIDLMATKIQTILNR; this comes from the coding sequence ATGTCCAACAAACCCGTAGTTATTGGCGTTGCCGGGGGCAGCGGATCTGGAAAAACCTCTGTAACCAGGTCAATCAGCCAGCGGTTTACAGATAAGACCATTTTAGTCATAGAACAGGATTATTATTATAAAGATCAAGGTCACCTTCCATATGAAGAACGCTTGAGTACCAATTATGATCATCCATTGGCCTTTGATAATGATTTATTGATAGAACATGTAAAAACACTGTTGGCACAAAAACCTGTCAACAAACCTGTTTACGACTATACTCGTCACACCCGTTCGGAGGAAGTGGTGCGTGTCGAACCTAAAGATGTCATTATTTTAGAAGGGATTTTGATTCTGGAAGATCAACGCCTGCTTGATTTAATGGACATCAAAGTGTTTGTTGATACGGATGCAGATGTACGGATTATCAGACGGCTGCTTCGGGATATCAAGGAACGTGGGCGTACGATCGATTCTGTTATTGATCAATACATCAATGTAGTCCGGCCCATGCATCTGCAGTTTGTCGAACCGACAAAACGATATGCGGATATCATTATCCCTGAGGGTGGACAAAACCATGTAGCCATTGATTTGATGGCAACTAAAATACAAACCATTCTGAACCGGTAA
- a CDS encoding O-methyltransferase has product MDDQLEQYLTRTVPAVPKWAAELEAYAQEHRIPIMEPLGIHFLMQLIRIHKPAKILEIGTAIGYSALRMLEAYPAAQILTIERDEQRYQEAINNIKAQDKQNQIQVILGDALEVAGQVNNYGLYDMLFIDAAKGQYQRFFETYTKQLNQDAVIVSDNVLFRGLVAAESDRKDRLNKLAGKVRSYNEWLVHHPDFYTTIIPVGDGIAVSVRR; this is encoded by the coding sequence GTGGACGATCAGTTAGAACAATACTTAACGAGGACTGTCCCAGCCGTACCAAAATGGGCTGCAGAACTTGAAGCATATGCGCAAGAGCATCGCATACCGATAATGGAACCGCTAGGCATCCATTTTTTGATGCAATTGATCCGCATTCATAAGCCTGCAAAAATCCTCGAAATCGGGACGGCTATCGGTTATTCTGCACTCAGAATGCTGGAAGCTTATCCTGCTGCACAGATTCTGACAATTGAAAGAGATGAACAGCGCTATCAGGAAGCGATAAATAATATCAAAGCTCAGGATAAACAAAACCAAATCCAGGTAATATTGGGAGATGCATTGGAAGTAGCAGGGCAGGTAAACAATTATGGACTCTATGATATGTTGTTTATTGACGCAGCCAAAGGTCAGTATCAACGTTTTTTCGAAACCTATACCAAGCAGTTGAACCAGGATGCGGTCATCGTTTCCGATAATGTCCTGTTCAGAGGATTGGTGGCTGCTGAATCCGATCGAAAAGACAGGCTTAACAAACTTGCAGGAAAAGTGCGCAGTTATAATGAATGGCTTGTTCACCACCCCGACTTTTATACGACCATTATTCCGGTTGGTGACGGGATCGCTGTCAGTGTTAGAAGATGA